GCGGAAttcatttgttgaaaaaaaattaaaaagaggTTAGAAATTACTTACGTTAAGTCTCCTTTTCAATTTATCACTTGCGAGCGTTAAAGCAAAATCGAAAACAAACTTTACTATCGATGGCATGTTCAGCACGTCGATCTGTTTGTGTCTCATCGGTATGGATTGCTGCGAAAAAGAAGTGAAACATTTCACTCGACTATTGACTAATTTAAAATCCATCTAAGACGCGGCAAAAACAATTTAACTCGATGTTTAGATGAGAAAAcctaggttaggttacgttagattaagttaggttatgttaggttaggttacaatGAGGTTAAACGGTAAAAGCATCGAAATTGGGgagatttttttcaatgtttatgaATATTGACTCAAGCTacaagaaatatatgaaaattttcaaaataataactaCAAAATAAACTTACCTCGCCCCACCTCACCATTATAGCAAATTCTGTAGCGGTAAATAGAGGTACGTAATTCAAACTAGCACCGGCTAAATTAGCTACATGTGTAACacctaaaatttgattttcttcatcATCTAACAACGTTTCGTACGTTAAAGCGAACGTTTTAGCCAAATCCACACCATTGAATTTATGTAAATTGAATTTACctgaaaaaaaacattttgaaaggagaaaagattaaattaaccgttcaaaaaattgtcaaatatcaatttttatatcattaaataCGAATAAACccttattttttcgaatttctttaatttccttACTACTATGAAAATCTGGCAACGTTATTTCATTGACATATGACGTTTTGATTATTCGGATCAAAATCCCGCTGCGAACCTACTGGGTAGGCAACCATTTCATCACCATTgaatttcctattttttttctttattctacACTTACCAATATCATAAATGATGACTCTTCTACCGAAAGAATCTCTAAATGGACTAACgaataaaaatctacaaaaaatatatatataaaaaggatcgtaaaattcaaattggaaataaaactaACCCATCACCGATAATTTCGGAAACGTTTCTATCCAAACAATCCATATTGTACATGAAATGCTTGAACCTTTTACGGAAATTgagatatttcaataaaatttgttctGTCATACTTAAACTGAACTTTTTCACGCGAAGAAAACGCAGCAAGAAGCTGtcatctgaaaaaataaatcatccttattcaatacattttaatagtttattctcataataaaaataatcgttattgtataacaaattcaacaaaatagtcccagaagtaccaggcttgacctagagatggcggtagttgcttgtaTAATCTGTGTTTCAATATTAGAATGTTTCTTTCTAAATTTGGCACACAGATGGCGCCGCCATTGAGTACtaatccaccgtatagtccagatctggtccccagtgactactgTTTTAAAAACAACGTTCGCTGCTAACAAATTTAGATCAAATGAAGAAGTAATTGATGAAACTGAAGTctaatttgacaaatttttctacaaacacggtatcgagaagttagagatgtatttttcttagttaatCACACGATtatattgagtgatgtgttattaattatttaaaaacgttttatatttattaaataatcgaCTGTTACGTAAAATAATGTtccatatttctcaatattAGTGACTCAATGAATATTTGCATGCAAATGACGTAATATGGGAAAAGAAAGTGCATTTTATCTAATCATATATTACTTCacgagaaatatattttcataaaatcgataaatgatatgttttgatttaaaatgcTAACGTCCAATAAACAAACATCCTAAACAATCacgattttttaattaataacttAAAGTAGGTCATAAAATTTAAgcaataatcttttttttttagtgtaGAATAAGTAAAATgaagtttgagaaaaaacaaagcCATTAATTGTgtcttttgaaatttctattcgAGATTACAGTAAATCATGATGATTAATATTactaattaatttgaatatcttttGTATCGAATGCATTTATATGTATGACACGTAAAACAGTACTTTTGGATTATATAAGAAACGTGGTAGTTGTTAAATGTGTTGCATACTTTACTCTACAATATCAAACCAATAAGAAACGTGGTAGATGTTAAATGTGTTGCATACTCTTCTCTACTCAATGTCAAATCAATAAGAAACGTGGTAGTTGTTAAATGTGTTGCATACTCTACTTTACTATGTCAAATCAATAAGAAACGTTGTTTATGTTGAACAAATTGCATACGTTGgattgaaaacgaaaaaaatcaaagattatatttatgttttacaTGATGGAGGGTACGGGGATTTTTATATGGGACAAATGTTCAGCTAAATATTAACCCTGAGGGTAATGTGGCGCATAAAGTCGGTTAGTTGTTGAACGAGTTACATATGTCACACATACGTTATTATACGAGGGAAAAATGTGAATTTATACGGTTTGTTATCTTACCAGTTAGGCAATTCTCTATATCGGGATGTTGATTAACCCAATTGCGTAAATGAGCGACGCATTCCTTTCTGGCGTTTTCGTTTTCCCTCAATTCTTTGCTGGCAATTTCgaataattcttttttcaatttcctattgaaaaatttgttgtcGCGAATATTGAAATTACAGCGATCCGTCCAGGTATCCATCATTATTAGTTCTGATTTGGTAGTCATCTAGAATttaacaaatatacagggtttatAAATGAGTCtcgtatattgaaaaattctcatcaaacgtgattttttctaaattttatataaaactaagAGTATAATGGTATAATTCGTTACGTAAATAAACCCGACATcgacatttttgtataattccaTAACACACTTTCTTCAACATAAATGACACAccttatattatataatttggaATCTGAACTACTCCAAAACTGGACGTAAGCATAGAGGCGGTTTGAACTCGTttaaacaggtcgattttttatttcaatttaccGCATTTACAAATTATCATCTAGTATACAGGGTGTGCTAACTTCGTCTgattaatgtacataaaaataataaaagaatccGGTATTACATTCTTCTGTAACATTTCTCAACATAGTGGATATTATATACTAGATACATGTCGTCATTTTTTCGTACATCTCAAGGtgaaagtaaaataaaacaagttagGCATAAACTAGAAGAAGTTTGCACG
The sequence above is drawn from the Diorhabda carinulata isolate Delta chromosome 6, icDioCari1.1, whole genome shotgun sequence genome and encodes:
- the LOC130895588 gene encoding clavesin-2-like; the encoded protein is MTTKSELIMMDTWTDRCNFNIRDNKFFNRKLKKELFEIASKELRENENARKECVAHLRNWVNQHPDIENCLTDDSFLLRFLRVKKFSLSMTEQILLKYLNFRKRFKHFMYNMDCLDRNVSEIIGDGFLFVSPFRDSFGRRVIIYDIGKFNLHKFNGVDLAKTFALTYETLLDDEENQILGVTHVANLAGASLNYVPLFTATEFAIMVRWGEQSIPMRHKQIDVLNMPSIVKFVFDFALTLASDKLKRRLNVHSSIDQLHTKVNRRCLPSELGGDIPSKEMIRLWKAELEGKRKRLLSYDDMNLLSDRGIIRRRKPVNLDENGISDLPGSFRKLDFD